The sequence GGAAAGAGGGTCATCATAAACTCCTCACTAGCATCCTCTTTGGCAACATTACTCATTGAAATCCCCCCCAACTCTCGTGTTTTGTATTCATTCTTATACTATAGTGTTGCTTTTCATGATCTGTTTCACACTAGTTTGCAAAAGAGAATGGTTGGCCGGgttaaagtcaaatcaaatgttatttgtcacatgcgcggaatacaacaggtgtacagtgaaatgctgacttacaagcccttaaccaacaatgctttgaGAAGTAAACAAAAGAAAGCGATaagtaaaaataataaataaaagtaacaaataattaaacagcagcagtaaaataacaatagcgaggccatatacagggggtaccggtacagaggcaATGTGTGATCTACTGCAAAACAGGAGGATCATTCCTATGACATAGCCTACCTAGCAGGGCAGGCAAAGCTTTGTGGACTATTGACACATGACATACATCTTTTCCCCCATCATTTGTGCTGTTTCTACTACAGAGAGACCAAACGAGTTTCTGATCACACAGCTTGAACAACTGAGAGTATCCAAAATGCGGTCACTGGATTGCCCAAGCCTGTTCAACGACACAAACCTGGATGCCGTTTTGGGCATCTTGGACCCTACCAACCAAGGGCACATCACTTTTGTTCAGTACAAGGAGGGTGAGTCAGAAATGGTCCATTTGATCATTTGCGAGGCAATGGCCGAGAAACAATTTGGAGGGGATAGGACAGTATCAGATAAGGGCATCAAAAACAAGTGGGGGGCATACCAAGGGAATACAGAGGATTCAGCCTATATAAGTCTAAGCCTATAAGTCTAATAATACTATACCACAACCCAATGTTTATGCCTCTCTATCACTCCCAAGGAAACACTCATTCAACATACTATGTATGATTATGTTTCGCAGCACTAACCACTTTGGGGATTGAGAAGTTTAATGAGTGTCCTGAAGGTGTGGCCAAGGACAAGATATCTCAGGAAACCTTCAAGAGAGAGGCGTAAGATCTATGGATCTCTTTTAAGTCAAACATAAGCCAAATATTAATTCAGTGGATAAAATGTTTGTTATTGTGAGATACTGTGTGATGTGATTATCTTTGTcatatttttctatatttttcttTACAGGAAGGAGGGCTTACAGAGAAGCTCAGCAACATTTATATCTAAATAAAATTGGAGATCTCTGTCCCATCACACTGAGTGTGTGATATTGTGACTGATATGTCTATGATGCCTATATGAACTCTTCATAATAATGAAAGTAATGGTGAAATTGGATTAGTTATACATTCAGATGTGTGTTGTCTGGACCCAGTATGGTCACAGTCTTGAATGCACGTTGTCTCGGCTTGTTCACCATACATCAATGGGCATGCACCCGTTCCAAAAGTCCTACACAAATCCAAGTACATGTTATTATATGTTAGCTAAGCAACGCTTCAGTTTTGAAAATATTCATTTTACTGGCTATCAAGAGGTTTTATGTGTACACCATTGTTTTGTGTTTACAGTAAGCAACTGTTTGCAATTTGTTTAGTTCTGCAATATATTGTGAAACGTTGACATCTTGAACACCCCCAGGGTGGAAGAAGGGGCGTGGTGTTGGTGGTGTCATGGCGTCCACGAAGCTACAATTTCTCTTGAGCCGAGTGTGAATTAAATGTCCTTTCATTTCTTAAAATAAACACCAACATTTGAAGTACGTTACATTCAAGACTTAATCATGGGCACCGTCCACGCGAGGGTAAGGATAACTGCTTAAAATGCAAAGGGTGAAAGCATGACCTCTGAGTACAGTAGCCGGGATAGCTAGCGTAGTCAGTACGCAAAGCGAAAGGGGTCCAGTTGGACAGCTTGCCAACTAtggcagctaacgttagctaaactcCAGAAACACGAACTGTCCGTACCTTGTCAGTAAGTGAAGGAAATGAACATGATCAAATGCTGCATAGCTGCAACAACAGCATTGGTGAACGTTGCTCGTGTATCGCGCTCACTACAGCCAGTGATCTGAAATAGTGAGGACACAGATACTATGCATGGGGGTGCATTAACCATTTGCATTATTAGATGCTTAAAACCACAAATTTCCTGTAAATTCAACTGACATTTTGAAGAATGTGACTTGTAAATACCAGtcttgtggtcaggtgccacaaagagggcaGGAAAGAACAGAATTGGTCAGCACGGCTGGTCCTTACATATGTACACGGTGAGCTAACgttaatatgcatgtcaatctctcctggctcaaagtagagattgacttcatcactacttgtttatgtcagaagtattgacatgttgagtGCACTgtgctgtctgtttaaactattagcacacagctcagacacccatgtaatgcataccccacaagacattccaccagaggtctcttcacagtccccaagaccagaacagactatgggaggcgcacagtactagtAGAGCCACGaccacatggaactctattccacatcaagtaacacatgcaagcagtaaaatctgatttaaaaaaacagataaaaatacactatGGAACAGCGggcactgtgaagagacacacaccgGATAACATacccactatacacacacgcacgcacacatggattttgtgttgtagatacagttgaagtcggaagtttacatacacttaggttggggtcattaaaatgtgtttttcaatcactccacaaatttcttgttaacaaactatagttttggcaagtcggttaggacatctactttgtgcatgacacaagtaatctttccaacaattgtttacagacagattatttcacttataattcactgtatcacaaatccagtgggtcagaagtttacatacactaagttgactgtgcctttaaacagcttggaaaattccagaaaatgatgtcatggctttagaagcttctgataggctaattgacatcatttgagtcaattggaggtgtacctgtggatgtatttcaaggcctaccttcaaacgcagtgtctttttgcttgacatcatgagaaaatcaaaagatatcagccaagacctcagaaaaaaaatctggttcatccttgggagcaatttccaaatgcctgaaggaaccacgttcatctgtacaaacaatagtacgcaagtataaacaccatgggaccacacagtcgtcataccgctcaggaagaagacgcgttctgtctcctagagatgaacgtactttggtgcaaaaagtgcaaatcaatcccagaacaacagcaaaggaccttgtgaagatgctggaggaaacagatacaaaagtatctatatccacagtaaaacgagtcttatatcgacataacctgaaaggccactcagcaaggaagaagccacttctcaaaaaccaccattaaaaaaagccagactacggtttgcaactgcacatggggacaaagattgtactttttggagaaatgtcctctggtctgatgaaacaaaaatagaactgtttggccataatgaccatcgttatgtttggaggaaaatgggggaggtttgcaagccgaagagcaccatcccaactgtgaagaatgggggtggcagcatcatgttgtgggggtgctttgctgcaggagggactggtgcacctcacaaaatagatggcatcaagaggatagaaaattacgtggatatattgaagcaacatctcaagacatcagtcaggaagttaaagcttggtcgcaaatgggtcttccaaatggacaatgaccccaagcatacttccaaagttgtggcaaaatggcttaaggacaacaaagtcaaggtattggagtggccatgacaaagccctgacctcaatcctatagaaagtttgtgggcagaactgaaaaagtgtgtgcgagcaaggaggcctacaaacctgactcagttacaccagctctgtcaggaggaatgggccaaaattcaccctacttattgtgggatgcttgtggaaggctccccgaaatgtttgccccaagttaaacaatttaaaggcaatgctaccaaatactaattgagtgtatgtaaacttctgacccactgggaatgtggtgaaagaaataaaagttcaaataaatcattctctactattattctgacatttcacattcttaaaataaagtggtgatccaaactgactgaagacagggcatttttactaggattaaatgtcaggaattgtgaaaaactgagtttaaatgtaattggctaaggtgtatgtaaacttccgacttaaactgtatttggtagtagagtagtggcttgAGGGCCTCTGCtccataataaataaaaatacaaatattgagATTAACTAGTACCTTATCATAATGACCAAAACACTACATCCACCTAACTACCTGTTCAGCTAATGAGTTTTGTACAGATAGCTTTAATATTCAAGATATAGCCTGATAAGTCATCGTTTTCATCACTAAATCTTGTGTTGCAGAGTCTTGATCCTCTGCCAATGCAGGGACCTGAGCTGGGGTTTCATGCAGATGACATTGAGAGGCCAGATATGGAGCAGGACTCAAAACAAGAGGTCCTTGAAAACAAAGATGTACGTTTTTTGGGGGTCACAAAATCGCATTGACTCAAGTTGTGACTTAATCCATAAGAATTTCTGTGTGGTTGAATGTAAAAGTTACCTTTTTATTGTTGGCGGTCAATGCTGATTATAACTCATTTGATATATTTGTCCTGTAGGTCATAGTCCAGCGTGTACACATAGATGGTCTCGGAAGAACCAAGGAGGATTGCTTAACATACGAGATTGCTGATGTCTTCCGTGCCAAGAACTTGATTGATGTGAGTGAATCTATCAGTACAGTACAGACCATGTTTATTCATGTGGAGTCTGTATAGAGACTGTAGCAAAAGTAGGATTGACTTTGTTTACTGTTTGTTCTAGGTCATGAAGAGAGCTCACGAAGCCAGACAGAAGCTCCTGCGTCTTGGTATCTTCAGACAAGTGGAGGTTGTCATCGATACCTCACGAGGTACTGTGGTTAGAAAGGGGATCTATTCTGATCACAGTATCTGTCCAAAATGTAGTATGTTACTTTGGAAGGGACTAAAATGAATGGGCAAGTAGGTAAAGCACTCAcgacaacaaaaaaacaatactTCCTTTCAGGGGTGGATGCTCTGCCTAATGGACTAGATGTGACGTTTGATGTGTCTGAGCTGAGACGCATGACTGGTAGCTATAACACCATGGTTGGAAATAACGAAGGCTGCATGGTGAGAACTCCTGAGTGATGGGCTCTATTCAATGCATCGTTTCAATTCATTCCTCACGTCCTATcgcctcgcctccttctcaaccgtattggaggagaaggtccaaGATCTCTCCCCTAGGACCTTCTCCAATGCCTTTTGGGAAGGAAGCGAAGAGAGCGAATACCAGGAATTGAGGAAAGATTCATTTAGGTAGAGCCATGGTGGTGATTACAAGTGCAATTGAGGTACCATCCTCTGTTTTTACTAGTTTACCTGCCTCCTACTTTAGGTTCTTGGTCTCAAGCTGCCCAATGTCTTCGGTTCTGCAGAAAAGCTGACTTTCCAGGTCTCCTACGGCACCAAAGAGACTTCCTATGGGCTGTCGTTCTTCAAGCCCCAACCTGGCCACTTTGAGCGCAAGTATGAGAAAAACAAAGCTGCTAATTCCATCATTAGCAATGCTTCAAAAACAGTgaattgtgttgttgtttattctGTATTTCCCTGAGCTCTTTTTGTTTGGTATCAATCTAATTGACTTTCTCTGGCTGTTGCAGTTTCGCTGTCAACTTGTACAAAGTTGCAGGCCAATTTCCATGGAGCTCGCTGAGAGAGACTGATCGCGGCGTCTCCACTGAATTCAGTGTAAAGATAATTTCCCATTAATCTATCATTATTGTATAAGTTCTCATTTGGTATACTCCTGTGCTCTGTGTTACCTCtggactctgtgtgaaataacCAAGGTGATTGTTTTATTTTTGCTGTTATGCTAACTAATATGAGTAGAAGGGAATTTCTCTGCTATTTTCCTATTCAATTTCATCCTACTGGTAATGCTTTTGCAAATGCTTGATCCTCTGGGGTTTCTCCCTTTCTGTTTTGCATACAAACAGTTCCCTCTCTGGAAGACAAACCACACCCTGAAGTGGGAGGGTGTGTGGCGAGAGCTGGGCTGTCTGGAGCGTACCGCATCGTTTGCAGTCCGGGAGGAGAGCGGCCACTCCCTCAAGTCATCACTCTCGGTACCGGGACTTCAGTTCCGCTTCACAATCCCCACACAACTACCTTTAGTACCAggaataaaacattaaaatatatatatttaatcagGAAAATCCCATTGAGACCCAgtgtctctttttcaagggagacctggccaagaaagcagcaacaatcaatacattgcAGAATTAAAAGCATACAACATACAAACAATtcaacaacatgatccagcctttaaaaaagcatttacactcctctgtaacagagtCTCCCATCAAAATGTTTAATTCATTCAGTGACACTAACATATCTAGATTAAACATGGATTGTAGACCATTCCATGCCTCTGGTGCACAAGatgagaaggcagtcttgcctaatcGTGATAATACATTTGGACTCGAATCCTATTTTGAGGTCTGTACACTTAATTTGGGTTTTTGTGTAAATCTTGCATTGATGTTGTCAAAATCGCAAGTTAGGATTTGACCCACTGAGACATTTGAGACAATACTTTTCATCAACACGTCTCCTCTCCTTTGTAATCACAGCACTCCATGGTCATCGACACCAGAAACTCGGCAATCCTTCCCAGGAGTGGGGCCTTGCTGAAGATCAACCAGGTGTGTAGGTTTACATTACCTGACTCTGTGTTGCAGCCAGTAATGATTTCCTATTTAAAACATTTCCCAACCCATTTTGAACCGACAACACATTCAGCCGATGCATTGTTGTGGTTTTGCAGGAGTTGGCTGGATACACTGGAGGAGATGCCAGCTTCCTGAAGGAGGACTTTGAGATACAGTTTAACAGACGTCTCTTCTGGGACTCGGTGAGAACctgaattatttttatttatcaggAAGTAATTTGCGTGTGAACTTGAGCTACACACATGGATTTATAGTTGGAATAGTAATAATCACCTTTACAGTAAACACAAGTTATAACTAACAGCTTGTTGATGGAGGGTTGAAAAATGGTTGTGGACAGGTTGGGAT comes from Salmo trutta chromosome 7, fSalTru1.1, whole genome shotgun sequence and encodes:
- the efcab10 gene encoding EF-hand calcium-binding domain-containing protein 10 produces the protein MATPREQEAADYLRKHKIIELMDNLTSMLFFYRPERPNEFLITQLEQLRVSKMRSLDCPSLFNDTNLDAVLGILDPTNQGHITFVQYKEALTTLGIEKFNECPEGVAKDKISQETFKREAKEGLQRSSATFISK
- the samm50 gene encoding sorting and assembly machinery component 50 homolog A; protein product: MGTVHARSLDPLPMQGPELGFHADDIERPDMEQDSKQEVLENKDVIVQRVHIDGLGRTKEDCLTYEIADVFRAKNLIDVMKRAHEARQKLLRLGIFRQVEVVIDTSRGVDALPNGLDVTFDVSELRRMTGSYNTMVGNNEGCMVLGLKLPNVFGSAEKLTFQVSYGTKETSYGLSFFKPQPGHFERNFAVNLYKVAGQFPWSSLRETDRGVSTEFSFPLWKTNHTLKWEGVWRELGCLERTASFAVREESGHSLKSSLSHSMVIDTRNSAILPRSGALLKINQELAGYTGGDASFLKEDFEIQFNRRLFWDSVLSASLWGGCLLPIGDKPTCIADRFYLGGPTSVRGFSMYSIGPQSEGDYLGGEVYWAGAVHLYSPLPFRPGKGGFGDLFRTHFFLNAGNLCNLNYGDGPQAHLRKLAECIRWSYGAGIVLRLGNIARLELNYCIPMGVQSGDRICDGFQFGAGIRFL